In Alteribacter lacisalsi, a genomic segment contains:
- a CDS encoding glycosyltransferase family 2 protein, which produces MKRGSKKQQGKQKQSLPIQKQKKKKSGSRKSGSPLLSVIIPAMNEAQTIRSVIRGAKKITPRTEVIVVCNGSRDQTAAIAQKNGAKVIKRTAPLGHDVGRVIGARHAQGKVLLFLDADYNVPVKKLRRFYRAVLNGADVALNRYSGYRSKTTIHSTSQAKRLLNTMVGNRQLVGSSMTTTPHAISRRALTVLGAATLAVPPAALAKALLNGLVVKRTVMVNVRKRNKKRSRSQLEKITRLINGDHIEAFSVLTSARGSRGGFNSGGRRLDILADVRAHIAREHKGRAPNPASPLSVVISACNEAKTIRKVVQEVRALVPKEIVVIENGSSDGTYEAAVSEDATVVSFPFALGHDTGRAVGALLSSGDQVLFLDADFVIPSSTLSRFLQKAGTADVCLNHITPLINRSSRIDHISMAKKLLNYGLGRDDLGYDSLTAIPHLLTRKAIMAIGPHTLAVPPKALASAIYQGLSVTSPGTVDVISPNPRRAGYKKNNNTMEAVILGDHLEAFGFLQPLLGVRLRLPDTIRRRNKL; this is translated from the coding sequence GTGAAACGAGGTTCAAAGAAACAGCAGGGGAAACAAAAACAATCCCTACCTATTCAAAAGCAGAAAAAGAAAAAATCAGGCAGCCGAAAGTCAGGTTCCCCACTTCTTTCGGTCATCATTCCAGCCATGAATGAGGCACAAACCATACGCAGCGTAATCCGTGGCGCAAAAAAGATCACCCCACGGACAGAAGTAATCGTTGTGTGTAACGGTTCACGGGATCAGACGGCTGCGATTGCTCAAAAAAATGGGGCCAAAGTCATTAAACGGACCGCTCCACTTGGGCATGACGTTGGCCGGGTAATCGGTGCCCGGCATGCCCAAGGGAAGGTGCTTCTTTTTCTGGACGCAGATTATAACGTTCCTGTAAAAAAGCTGCGAAGGTTTTACCGTGCCGTCCTAAACGGTGCCGATGTGGCATTGAACAGATATTCAGGCTACAGGTCCAAAACGACCATTCATTCCACCTCTCAGGCGAAACGTCTTTTAAATACCATGGTCGGAAACAGGCAGCTGGTGGGGAGCTCCATGACAACGACCCCACACGCGATCAGCCGCCGTGCCCTGACCGTTCTTGGAGCAGCAACGCTCGCTGTGCCGCCTGCCGCTCTGGCAAAAGCCCTCCTTAACGGTCTCGTCGTTAAGCGGACCGTCATGGTGAATGTGCGCAAACGGAATAAAAAACGAAGCCGAAGTCAGCTGGAGAAAATCACCCGCCTGATTAACGGTGATCATATCGAAGCCTTTTCGGTTCTTACTTCTGCTCGGGGCTCGAGGGGCGGTTTCAACAGCGGCGGACGCCGTCTCGATATTCTCGCAGACGTCCGGGCCCACATTGCCAGGGAGCATAAAGGCCGGGCACCGAATCCCGCTTCTCCTCTTTCAGTAGTGATTTCCGCCTGTAACGAGGCCAAAACGATCCGAAAGGTCGTACAGGAGGTCCGGGCCCTCGTTCCAAAGGAGATTGTAGTAATCGAAAACGGCTCTTCCGATGGCACGTATGAAGCAGCCGTTTCCGAGGATGCCACTGTTGTGTCCTTCCCTTTTGCGCTCGGACACGATACCGGCAGGGCCGTCGGCGCCCTGCTGTCATCAGGGGATCAGGTTCTTTTTCTGGACGCTGATTTCGTGATCCCATCTTCAACGCTCAGCCGCTTTCTGCAGAAAGCAGGTACGGCGGATGTTTGTCTGAATCATATAACCCCGCTGATCAACCGGTCTTCGAGAATTGACCATATTTCAATGGCAAAAAAACTGCTCAATTATGGTCTCGGCCGGGATGATCTCGGGTACGACTCGCTGACGGCGATCCCGCACCTGCTGACGCGAAAAGCGATTATGGCGATCGGGCCACACACGCTTGCCGTACCGCCAAAAGCCCTTGCTTCGGCTATTTATCAGGGCCTTTCGGTTACTTCTCCTGGCACAGTGGATGTAATCAGCCCCAATCCCAGGCGGGCAGGCTACAAAAAAAACAACAACACGATGGAAGCTGTCATTTTAGGCGACCATCTGGAAGCGTTCGGCTTCCTTCAGCCCCTCCTCGGAGTGAGGCTCCGACTGCCGGATACCATCCGCAGGAGAAATAAACTCTAG
- a CDS encoding nucleotide sugar dehydrogenase, which yields MSEQTAVIGLGFVGVPLVQLLLSKDHSVIGVDTDPSKIHALLRGKSYLSDLSDQDIQAMKNTERFFPTTDFSCLSKARTVIICVPTPLRNREPDLSYVEAAVTSAMPHLKKGTLVILESSTYPGTTEGLLKPLLEKNGFSIGTDLYLAYSPERIDPGSKLLSLASIPKVISGVTPACLSRIHKIYDGIFQQTVPVSSPSVAEFTKILENSQRLINISFMNEVNLIANKLNIDLWESIEAAKTKPIGFTPYYPGPGIGGHCIPIDPFYLSWVARQHGLHLSMIEQAGAINDIAPYQTSRAITTYLSEQGIDPAAAKVGVIGVTYKKDVNDVRESPALKVADILKSRCRSVKVHDPVYEGPLDFDRFDLTERALKAFDLTVILVDHKAVDWAQAVAHSNRVFDTRNITRQFSDPKIKRV from the coding sequence ATGTCAGAACAGACTGCTGTAATTGGACTCGGCTTCGTCGGGGTTCCACTTGTACAGCTTCTATTATCAAAAGATCATTCCGTGATCGGTGTGGACACCGATCCATCAAAGATCCATGCTCTTTTGCGTGGCAAAAGCTATCTGTCTGATCTGTCCGACCAGGATATTCAGGCAATGAAAAATACGGAAAGGTTTTTCCCGACGACCGATTTCTCATGCCTTTCCAAAGCCCGGACCGTGATCATCTGCGTGCCCACGCCGCTTCGAAACCGGGAACCGGATTTGTCCTACGTGGAAGCCGCTGTGACATCAGCGATGCCCCACCTGAAAAAAGGCACCCTCGTGATCCTGGAGAGTTCAACCTACCCCGGGACAACCGAAGGGCTCCTTAAGCCCCTCCTCGAGAAGAATGGCTTTTCCATCGGAACGGACCTGTACCTCGCATATTCACCTGAACGAATTGATCCAGGAAGCAAACTGCTCTCCCTCGCCTCGATTCCGAAGGTCATAAGCGGCGTCACACCTGCCTGTCTGAGCCGCATACACAAAATTTACGACGGTATTTTTCAGCAGACCGTGCCGGTCTCCTCGCCCAGTGTGGCAGAGTTTACCAAGATTCTCGAAAACAGTCAGCGACTCATTAACATCAGTTTTATGAATGAGGTCAACCTTATTGCCAATAAACTGAATATAGATCTGTGGGAATCCATCGAAGCGGCTAAAACGAAGCCCATCGGCTTCACGCCTTATTATCCCGGTCCGGGAATCGGAGGCCACTGTATCCCGATCGATCCGTTCTATCTTTCCTGGGTTGCCAGGCAGCACGGCCTACACCTCTCCATGATCGAGCAGGCAGGCGCAATTAACGACATTGCTCCCTACCAGACCTCCCGTGCCATTACCACCTATCTCAGTGAGCAGGGGATCGATCCGGCTGCGGCAAAAGTGGGCGTGATCGGCGTGACCTATAAAAAAGATGTGAATGACGTACGGGAATCCCCGGCACTGAAGGTGGCCGACATTCTCAAATCCCGCTGCCGCAGTGTCAAAGTGCACGATCCGGTCTACGAAGGTCCACTGGATTTCGACCGTTTTGATTTGACCGAACGTGCACTGAAAGCTTTTGACTTGACCGTGATCCTGGTTGACCACAAGGCAGTGGACTGGGCACAGGCTGTCGCACACAGCAACAGGGTGTTTGATACTAGAAACATCACCCGCCAGTTCAGCGATCCAAAAATCAAGCGCGTTTAA
- a CDS encoding glycosyltransferase family 4 protein: MPRPHLIIITPGTYPVPAESTGSVEICVMNLIPFLSRTFKITVVGRSMSGTMATLPASFPKPASPITFKQLTATTKTYKKKLLTFLQSEATAPGTIIQVENRPKLVTSIKRRFPKLPVYMNLHSDTFISPHRIRPAVFRKACRQADGIIANSRFLKKRIIRLNARAASKITVNHLGVNPDAFRPAADPEKQTLRARYHLSPAAPVILYAGRLIKSKGVLELIRAMKSVSRSNPGSQLIVIGSPGYRAPKKTSSYARRVYSEAKSISPPVKFLPHQPSGTLKDFYRLADVFVCPSKGNEAFGLVNVEAMACGLPVIATRNGGISEVVAHRKTGYVVSRTKPAAAIAQKLSTLLADSSLRKRLGQAGRKRVKIRFSWKKSAERLARFYRRHHRIR, from the coding sequence ATGCCCCGCCCCCATTTAATTATCATTACCCCCGGCACGTATCCGGTTCCGGCCGAGAGCACCGGGTCTGTTGAAATCTGCGTCATGAATCTCATCCCGTTTTTATCACGGACTTTCAAAATCACAGTTGTAGGCCGGAGCATGAGCGGCACGATGGCCACCCTTCCCGCCTCATTTCCAAAGCCCGCGTCACCAATCACATTTAAACAGCTCACAGCTACCACCAAAACATATAAAAAAAAGCTTCTCACTTTTCTTCAGTCGGAAGCAACAGCCCCTGGCACAATCATACAAGTGGAAAACCGCCCGAAACTCGTAACCTCCATCAAGCGGAGATTCCCCAAGCTCCCTGTTTATATGAACCTTCATTCCGACACCTTTATATCCCCGCACCGGATACGTCCAGCCGTGTTCCGCAAAGCCTGCAGGCAAGCAGACGGCATCATTGCCAACAGCCGGTTTCTGAAAAAGCGGATTATCCGTCTTAACGCCAGAGCCGCATCCAAAATAACGGTCAATCATCTCGGGGTAAACCCGGACGCCTTCAGACCCGCTGCCGATCCGGAAAAGCAGACTCTCCGGGCACGCTATCATCTCTCACCTGCGGCGCCAGTGATCCTTTACGCAGGACGGCTGATCAAATCAAAAGGGGTACTTGAACTGATCAGGGCCATGAAGAGCGTCTCGCGCAGCAACCCTGGATCCCAGCTGATTGTGATCGGCTCTCCCGGATACCGTGCACCGAAAAAGACAAGTTCCTATGCCAGGCGGGTGTACAGTGAAGCAAAATCGATCAGTCCTCCCGTCAAATTTCTGCCTCATCAGCCATCCGGGACGCTGAAGGATTTCTACCGGCTTGCGGATGTGTTCGTCTGCCCATCAAAAGGAAATGAAGCCTTCGGGCTTGTGAACGTGGAAGCAATGGCCTGTGGACTGCCTGTGATCGCAACCAGAAACGGCGGTATTTCCGAAGTGGTCGCACACAGGAAAACAGGCTATGTGGTTTCCCGTACCAAGCCGGCAGCTGCGATCGCCCAGAAACTGAGCACACTGCTGGCTGATTCGTCCCTCCGCAAACGTCTTGGGCAGGCCGGTCGTAAACGCGTGAAGATCCGCTTCTCCTGGAAGAAATCAGCCGAACGCCTCGCCCGTTTTTACAGGAGACACCATCGGATCAGGTAA